taatggCAAAAGAAAATGACAAACTCTTACAAAAACAGTGAACAAAAAGGTGAGCAACAAGTGAGAGAAAAAAGTCACTATCTCATTAACAGATGTCGGGCACTCCAGTAACGCCTCACCTCAGAGTCCCCACGCAGAGCCGAGCATCTCAATAGATGGTTCCTGTCCATAAGTTCATTATTCGAACACAACGGGCAATTTGGATCAGCGAGAATACCGATGCGGCAGAGGTGGTTCGCCAGGCAATCATGGCCCAACACAAACCTGAATTCTGCAACAGCTTTAATCCGGGGCTTATCGGCAATACCCTGTTCTAAGCTGTTCCTCCAACTTCTTGAAGAAATACGAGAAGTGAGCAACGCTTTCCAATTTTGTCtcataaaatgtttgatatacAGTCTTGCCGAATGAAAGGATTTAAGAGTGCTTGGCTGCTGAATTATTTGAGTGCCTTTCTTAGCCAGCATACCGGCCAATTCATTGCCGTAGATATCGCAATGTCTTGGGATCCATTGGAGTGTTATTTGTCGCCCTGCTATCCTCAAACTCTCCAGAAGAACCTGGCAATCCTGGATAGTCCGAGAGATAGGTATTTCACGAGATCTAATAGCTTGAATGGCAGCTTTGGAGTCAGACAGTATAACCATCCTATTGTATGATCTGGCGGCAATTTGTTTCAGTGCCACATAAATAGCCATAACCTCGCCATCAAAGGCAGTTTTCAGAAATCTGTAACTAAATAGATAGAATACCACTTTTTTCTCCATATGCCTATTGTAAGTCACTCTCAAAAGGTCACTTACTACATTTGCTGACatctttaacactagattgctaaaggaagtcattttgactgcttttaatatcaattagaaaaacaatgatgaatataatgacacaatttcctAGAATTTTGCCCAACATGTAgtcttttattgttaatatttactaataacttgttatataactataaataatatgaaaaattaattttaaacaactttctttacacattatttatacttttacaatccaatcattttgactgcttttgagcgatataggtatatactaagtttcagtctttctagtgttaatcaTCAACAAACTCAaggtttgaatatttttcaatcagttTAAACTATTGAGATCCAACATTCAGAtcaaattttctacaaaaattgaTAGCTCAATtacttcattcaaaaattataaattttgatctgtTCTTGATTTCCCAGAGGATATTGGATGCTACATAATAAAGGAATCTATTGAAAGCATAAATTTATTCACTAACTGACATCCCTTTTTAAGGAAATGCTCGAATCATACATTTTTCATGCTAATTTAGTGCTCTGTTGTATTTAAGGGTCGCACATATTGAATGGGAATCCATGGAAGAGAGATGCATGTGAGTTTTGTCCTGAAATGCCTTACTGCAGTTGCGATTACTTCGTTTCtggtatgtatttttttatagataccCACATGTGTTTTAATATGTTTGTCTCTacaatatttaatctaaaaagagatcaactgtttaattttagtttaacatGGTTATATGAGTAAAGATAGAATTCGTCAAAGGATTTTCATTTTCCATAGCCTAGAAATTTGTAGATTTATATGACTCATACGCATATGGAGAATctaaaaaacagaagaaatatTTGGAGGAAAATGTGTTtggttttatatgtttttaacgGAGCTAACACTTCCAAATTTGCAGCTTTCTaacataaaagtttataaaatttttccaggAACCCTGACAGGAGATCTAAGCATTtcatagaacaaaaattaaacaaataaccaaacgattataaaaactttataaattcaaCTCATCAATTTACTTGATAGTTAAACTTTTTGTCAAAACGTGGTGCTAAGATCGTTTGGGCCAGCCGTTACCGAATCGGCGCGCATGTATATAAAAACGCGTCGACTTTTTATATACTCTAGCATTAGAGTGTAAACTCTTTATATACTTCTCTGTGTATTAAACATAAACATGCTTATTCTTATTCGTACATACCACATTTTTATATGCTCTAGAATTAGAGTGTAAACTCTTTATATACTTCTCTgtgtattaaacataaatatgctTACTCTTATACGTACAAACCACAATTTTATATGCTCTAGCATTAGAGTGTAAactctttatatatttctctgtgtattaaacataaatatgctTGTTTTTATTCGTACAAACCACAATTTTATATACTCTAGCATTGGAGTGTAAACTCTTAATATATTTCTCTGTGTATTAAACATAACTATGCTTGCTCTTATTCGTACAAACCACATTTTATATGCTCTAGCATTAGAGTGTAAACTCCTTATATATTTCTCTGTGTATTAAACATAAACATGCTTATTCGTACAAACCAAATTTTTATATGCTCTAGCATTAGAGTGTAAACTCTTTACATTTCTCTgtgtattaaacataaatatgctttttccC
The Parasteatoda tepidariorum isolate YZ-2023 chromosome 9, CAS_Ptep_4.0, whole genome shotgun sequence genome window above contains:
- the LOC107445742 gene encoding uncharacterized protein, which translates into the protein MSANVVSDLLRVTYNRHMEKKVVFYLFSYRFLKTAFDGEVMAIYVALKQIAARSYNRMVILSDSKAAIQAIRSREIPISRTIQDCQVLLESLRIAGRQITLQWIPRHCDIYGNELAGMLAKKGTQIIQQPSTLKSFHSARLYIKHFMRQNWKALLTSRISSRSWRNSLEQGIADKPRIKAVAEFRFVLGHDCLANHLCRIGILADPNCPLCSNNELMDRNHLLRCSALRGDSEVRRYWSARHLLMR